The Brachyhypopomus gauderio isolate BG-103 chromosome 2, BGAUD_0.2, whole genome shotgun sequence genome contains a region encoding:
- the ntf4 gene encoding uncharacterized protein ntf4 translates to MHWLPLVAMVIASALLYSQCPVPKLVAATMEPGINNSTNSSADYNSSDYHQHYNSNAQYTENAHHRAADSRGPSDLKDNSLPSSLRPEKPSSKRRQSPKARLAGGDTGRAEEHTGLVFQDQTQQTLHRSQDNHILTDYKSQRDQLQDHNHFEISSEGVGTRRKNTLRKDKARPNNGEELTITSTETSTGRDQLLDGQSTVGGAELDGVGGEAQRGGAMPAEGLDFEDEELLESHPRVLFSTSPTPPKHPPLQLLLESGLLPDDYVEEEEEEEEEELEEEDDEGQSGGDGEQMQVEKAGELRQQSYRNLLLGLSVSDRPGGAQQRPRRASRRKRQLDLGGPERSVCESVSNWVMGRRVAVDSHGENVTVLDKFPTKKGMLTQYFFETKCRGPDHRGARGEHGLAGSGCLGVDKKHWVSECRTKQAFVRAFTSDNRRGTGWRWIRIDLSCVCVLYSRNHKRRGIR, encoded by the coding sequence ATGCACTGGCTTCCCCTGGTTGCCATGGTGATCGCCTCGGCCCTGCTCTActcccagtgtcctgtgccCAAGCTTGTTGCCGCGACGATGGAGCCTGGCATTAACAACAGTACCAATTCATCAGCAGACTACAATTCCAGTGATTACCACCAGCACTACAACTCAAATGCCCAGTACACAGAAAACGCACACCACAGAGCAGCAGACTCACGCGGCCCGAGTGACCTGAAGGACAACAGCTTGCCGTCTTCTCTTCGGCCCGAGAAGCCTTCGTCCAAAAGGAGGCAGAGCCCAAAGGCCCGCTTGGCTGGAGGTGACACGGGCAGGGCAGAGGAGCACACAGGCCTTGTTTTCCAGGACCAAACGCAGCAAACACTCCACCGCTCCCAGGACAACCACATACTTACAGACTACAAATCCCAAAGGGACCAGCTTCAGGACCACAACCACTTTGAAATATCTTCTGAAGGAGTAGGGACTCGGAGGAAAAACACCCTCCGCAAAGACAAGGCACGTCCGAACAACGGTGAGGAGCTGACGATTACCTCCACAGAGACATCCACGGGGAGGGACCAGCTGCTAGACGGGCAGTCCACTGTGGGTGGAGCAGAGCTGGatggggtgggtggagaggcacaaaggggaggggccatgCCAGCAGAGGGCTTGGACTTTGAGGATGAGGAGCTGTTGGAGTCCCACCCGAGAGtcctcttctccacctcccctacACCTCCCAAACACCCACCCCTGCAGCTCTTGTTGGAGTCGGGCCTCTTGCCTGACGACtacgtggaggaggaggaggaggaggaggaggaggagttggaggaggaggatgatgaaggGCAGAGCGGTGGTGACGGTGAGCAGATGCAGGTGGAGAAAGCAGGCGAGCTGCGGCAGCAGTCCTACAGGAACCTGCTGCTGGGACTCTCGGTATCGGACAGACCCGGGGGGGCTCAGCAGCGCCCCCGCAGGGCCTCCCGCCGCAAACGACAGCTCGACCTCGGAGGCCCAGAGAGGTCCGTGTGCGAGTCCGTCAGCAACTGGGTGATGGGCAGGAGGGTGGCCGTGGACTCACACGGGGAGAACGTCACCGTGCTGGACAAGTTTCCCACCAAGAAGGGCATGTTGACACAGTACTTCTTCGAGACGAAGTGCCGAGGGCCGGACCACCGGGGGGCACGGGGCGAACACGGGCTGGCCGGGTCAGGGTGCCTCGGTGTGGACAAGAAGCACTGGGTGAGCGAGTGTCGGACGAAACAGGCATTTGTGAGGGCGTTCACGTCGGACAACAGGAGGGGGACGGGCTGGAGGTGGATCCGCATAGACTtgtcctgcgtgtgtgtgctgtactcACGGAATCACAAGAGGCGGGGCATAAGATGA